From the genome of Colletotrichum destructivum chromosome 10, complete sequence, one region includes:
- a CDS encoding Putative SET domain, JmjC domain, SET domain superfamily protein translates to MSDLASRILDLGTRLNQVTHILSQVLFPAKKKRTRNRRHAESSTLTPSWADEVKKLLQISADLQDVIREVSRSSPQSIDLVHRSPPAAGPSEDVFLQPSFLPAPQEQQNIGPCQPQLPTQAVQALGQQAQSTTSSEERENGPCSSAESAPTATTSMLLTSVPSDIEPTSLLSTESSEQVHEAAPSTNSVIQPSSPLAQPKFSLTTDEMGPDLVAKIAQMVPDSNFNGLIRVKDLAPVDWNCLVERTCPPQYRDQLANEYSPDPTMTGCSRLRVSRSANFRFPKFSITPPKPSDEEVWNYLDRLAHAPPRGQIPYYVGPPLTSDFDLLLHPGSELSEFTDIEGVNSPYWHVGEGGSGTANHREDADLRSANIVVFGWKLWILIRDYHTARFEEFVKRHWRTNRCAQFVRHLSLFISPTTLREARIDFTIHCAGPGDMVVTSPGQYHLVANFSTCFAVAINFLLPGETVIPANLAVCRQCGLFPLNHDHAGLRAVSCPLTDNDTEQPAVTESPDISVVEGTMLQPNQRQHELRPMTKRVKKTAALRPQKRPKNHSIPTPVNHELKEAAEQVKEVDPLCKIPSFGAKSLSIEVFKLAAVIYSRRTISQFCSLVRSRRDIRTRTNFSRDVFTRIGQRLSNISQSERRYHLELLCARLELSYFAQDIEDSKQGRTRADPKFIKEFLKQTKLTRDTFERLRAKGNKWNRLCKEYNGLLCLIVLDGKNPFCISPQNYLDLKEAEVPIFEDLLNDLYIKSLCSAANAFQQSLDCTSYDTEFCWEAETQPIAELPEEKLLELLQPFPLAPQNIYDQDKYDWPRPPSWPEEWPWPVDPTAVLGAEETKCDFCDEESCNCIIHKGSEHKPRIKYYGEKGRGLQAVACNPGEVAYQKGDLVGFITGIIVPRGTYDDSWTVDFVRPDLPYEPVVCQIRCAEAGNCFRLLNHSCAPSARCVQMKASGRYVTAVKATREIYDGAEITICYGYKTDWIENECLCEAHPK, encoded by the coding sequence ATGTCGGATCTAGCATCGAGAATATTAGACCTAGGAACAAGGCTCAACCAAGTTACCCACATCTTATCGCAGGTTTTGTTCCCCGCCAAAAAAAAGAGAACTCGAAATCGACGGCATGCCGAAAGCTCTACCTTAACGCCTAGCTGGGCTGATGAGGTGAAGAAACTGCTTCAGATATCGGCCGATCTGCAAGATGTCATAAGAGAGGTTTCCCGCTCGTCTCCCCAGAGCATAGACCTGGTACACAGATCACCTCCAGCGGCCGGCCCTTCTGAAGATGTCTTTTTGCAGCCAAGCTTTCTGCCCGCCCCTCAAGAACAGCAAAACATTGGTCCATGTCAACCGCAATTACCCACTCAAGCAGTGCAAGCGCTAGGCCAGCAAGCCCAGTCTACCACTTCGAGCGAAGAGCGAGAAAACGGTCCGTGCTCATCAGCGGAAAGCGCCCCGACCGCAACGACGTCGATGCTGCTTACGAGCGTTCCGTCCGACATTGAACCAACGTCCCTATTGTCTACTGAGAGTTCGGAACAAGTACATGAAGCGGCCCCGAGTACGAACTCTGTCATTCAACCCTCGTCGCCTTTAGCCCAACCGAAGTTCAGCTTGACGACTGATGAGATGGGACCAGATCTCGTCGCAAAAATCGCACAAATGGTCCCTGACAGCAACTTCAACGGCCTCATTAGGGTCAAAGACCTGGCACCAGTCGACTGGAATTGCTTAGTAGAAAGAACCTGTCCGCCACAGTATCGGGACCAGCTTGCGAATGAGTACTCTCCTGATCCAACTATGACAGGATGTTCGCGTCTGAGGGTGTCAAGGTCGGCAAACTTCAGATTTCCGAAATTCTCGATAACGCCACCGAAACCTTCGGATGAAGAGGTCTGGAATTACCTGGACAGGCTAGCCCATGCTCCTCCAAGAGGGCAGATACCATATTACGTCGGGCCGCCACTGACATCCGACTTCGACTTGTTGCTTCATCCAGGGTCAGAGCTCTCAGAGTTCACAGATATAGAAGGCGTAAACTCTCCATACTGGCATGTTGGCGAGGGAGGATCAGGCACGGCTAATCACAGAGAAGATGCGGATCTGCGGTCAGCCAACATAGTCGTTTTCGGGTGGAAGCTATGGATCCTCATCCGGGATTATCATACCGCTCGCTTCGAAGAGTTTGTCAAGCGACACTGGAGGACCAACCGTTGCGCGCAGTTCGTCCGTCACCTTTCGCTATTCATCAGTCCTACGACTCTCAGGGAGGCGCGAATCGATTTCACCATCCACTGCGCTGGACCGGGGGACATGGTCGTCACAAGCCCGGGCCAGTACCATTTGGTTGCGAACTTCTCTACCTGCTTCGCTGTGGCAATAAACTTCTTGCTCCCAGGAGAAACAGTTATTCCAGCGAACCTTGCCGTCTGTAGGCAATGCGGGCTGTTCCCACTAAACCACGATCACGCAGGACTTCGAGCTGTCTCCTGCCCGCTGACCGACAACGATACAGAGCAGCCAGCAGTAACAGAGTCGCCGGATATCAGCGTCGTAGAAGGGACAATGTTGCAGCCGAATCAGAGACAGCACGAGCTGCGGCCGATGACGAAACGGGTCAAGAAGACAGCAGCGTTACGACCACAGAAAAGACCCAAGAACCACTCGATCCCGACACCGGTCAACCATGAGCTGAAAGAGGCCGCGGAACAGGTCAAGGAAGTAGACCCGCTGTGCAAAATTCCTTCTTTTGGGGCAAAGTCTCTTAGCATCGAGGTCTTCAAACTGGCCGCTGTAATCTACAGTCGGCGGACCATTAGCCAGTTTTGCTCCCTTGTTCGCAGCAGAAGAGACATCAGAACTCGAACCAACTTCTCCAGAGACGTTTTCACGCGCATTGGGCAACGTCTCAGCAACATCAGCCAATCCGAACGGAGGTATCATCTTGAGCTCCTCTGCGCTCGACTGGAGTTGTCCTACTTTGCGCAAGACATCGAAGATTCAAAACAAGGTCGCACTAGGGCCGACCCGAAGTTCATCAAAGAATTCCTAAAACAAACCAAACTTACAAGGGACACGTTTGAAAGACTCCGCGCCAAGGGAAACAAATGGAATCGTCTCTGCAAGGAATACAATGGGCTGCTGTGCCTTAttgtcctcgacggcaaAAACCCTTTCTGCATAAGCCCACAAAACTATCTCGATCTAAAAGAAGCAGAAGTGCCCATATTCGAAGACCTCCTCAACGACCTCTACATCAAATCACTTTGCTCGGCCGCAAACGCCTTTCAACAGTCCCTCGACTGCACGTCCTACGACACCGAGTTCTGTTGGGAAGCCGAAACCCAACCTATCGCAGAGCTCCCGGAAGAAAAGTTGCTCGAGCTTCTACAACCATTTCCTTTAGCCCCGCAGAACATCTATGACCAAGACAAGTACGACTGGCCACGCCCTCCGAGTTGGCCAGAGGAGTGGCCATGGCCGGTCGATCCGACAGCTGTCTTGGGAGCAGAAGAAACGAAATGTGACTTCTGCGATGAGGAGAGTTGCAACTGCATCATACACAAGGGTTCCGAACACAAACCTCGTATCAAGTACTATGGGGAGAAGGGCCGGGGGCTACAGGCAGTTGCGTGCAATCCAGGAGAAGTAGCATATCAGAAAGGCGATCTCGTCGGTTTTATTACAGGGATCATCGTTCCGCGGGGTACCTACGACGACAGCTGGACGGTGGATTTTGTTCGTCCAGACCTACCTTACGAGCCCGTGGTCTGTCAGATTCGTTGCGCTGAAGCAGGTAACTGCTTCCGGTTGCTGAACCACTCTTGCGCTCCATCCGCGCGTTGTGTACAGATGAAAGCGAGTGGGAGGTATGTGACAGCAGTCAAGGCAACGAGAGAGATTTACGATGGCGCAGAGATCACCATTTGCTATGGTTATAAGACGGACTGGATTGAGAACGAATGTCTTTGCGAGGCACATCCGAAGTGA